A single Cygnus atratus isolate AKBS03 ecotype Queensland, Australia chromosome 11, CAtr_DNAZoo_HiC_assembly, whole genome shotgun sequence DNA region contains:
- the LOC118251977 gene encoding uncharacterized protein LOC118251977 gives MSLTGTLLTFSWQSNPVIRDVFSLAPAALAEINTPMFPPAKRFPKRCKVPGCSSVYRCTVSLLTRRKAGPTEMKQKESRFFTAATSKRERDAKNKTSLSPRRCTACLSPALHCTKFSLPDAFPIAGFLEVKLQCFSLALVYRAKCLPNALGKALFFLGLQFPAHTSGFLCSTHTNQRNPPVSKAFGCCWTPSSHCRAGTSHEGLLGWSCQMAPYEAGRLETELGSSQHPAVTGRFRLLLGWHFPSMSCALRVTQPPGCGPHPAHTTAPTAASRTVLSIAGLRLQQQQLPTCSEGGQLPSQAATQRLF, from the coding sequence ATGTCCCTGACAGGCACTTTGCTTACTTTCAGCTGGCAATCAAACCCTGTCATAAgagatgttttctctcttgctcctgctgcactggcGGAGATCAACACCCCGATGTTTCCTCCAGCAAAAAGGTTTCCTAAGAGGTGCAAAGTCCCCGGGTGTTCTTCAGTGTACCGGTGCACGGTGAGTTTGCTGACCAGGAGAAAAGCTGGGCCAAcggaaatgaagcagaaagagagTCGGTTCTTTACGGCAGCAACGAGCAAAAGAGAGAGGGATGCGAAGAATAAAACGTCACTGTCACCAAGGCGTTGCACGGCATGTCTCAGCCCGGCCTTGCACTGCACCAAGTTCTCTCTGCCTGATGCCTTCCCAATTGCTGGGTTTTTAGAGGTAAAATTACAGTGCTTTTCCTTGGCCTTGGTGTACAGGGCTAAGTGCCTGCCCAATGCACTAGGCAAAGCTCTATTCTTCCTGGGCCTACAGTTCCCAGCACATACATCTGGCTTCCTTTGCAGTACCCACACTAATCAGAGGAATCCTCCTGTCTCCAAAGCATTTGGGTGTTGCTGGACACCCTCATCCCACTGCAGGGCAGGAACATCACACGAGGGcctgctgggctggagctgccaaATGGCTCCCTATGAGGCAGGCAGGCTGGAAACGGAGCTCGGCTCTTCCCAGCACCCTGCCGTTACGGGACGGTTTAGGCTCCTGCTCGGATGGCATTTCCCCAGCATGAGCTGTGCGCTGCGAGTGACACAGCCTCCTGGCTGCGGGCCACATCCTGCGCACACCACTGCTCCCACAGCAGCCAGCCGCACCGTGCTGAGCATCGCGGGGCTtcggctgcagcagcagcagctccccacaTGCTCAGAGGGAGGGCAGCTTCCTTCGCAAGCCGCAACCCAGAGGCTGTTTTAA